The genomic stretch TCATGCTGCTGCTTTCCAGAAAAGCCGGTCGAAATTGGCATTGGTCGCGGCGGCGAAATCGGCATAATCCAGCCCAAAGACCTCGGCCCCCACAGCCGCGGTATGGGCGGTATAGGCCGGTTCATTGCGCCGCCCGCGATGCGGTGGTGGCGCCAGATAGGGGCTGTCGGTTTCCAGCAGCACGCGGTCAAGCGGGGCAGCGGCAAAGATATCGCGCAGGGCGCTGCTTTTGGGAAAGGCCGCGATGCCCGACATCGACAGATAGAACCCCAGATCCAGCGCCGCTTTGGCCAGTTCCGCCGAGCTGGAAAAGCAATGCATCACGCAGCTATAGGCCCCGTTGCGATATTCCTCGGCCAAGATGCGGGCCATATCGTCATCGGCGTCGCGCGCATGGATGATCAGCGGCAGGCCGGTGTCGCGGGCCGCCGCGATATGAAGCCGCAGGCTGGATTGCTGGATCG from Yoonia vestfoldensis encodes the following:
- a CDS encoding TatD family hydrolase, giving the protein MTQSPLIAAHPITDSHCHLDFPDFDAERDAVIARALAAGVTRMVTICTKLQNEPAVRAIAERYAPVYYAAGVHPMSAADHPPVAVDDLVALAQHPKFVGIGETGLDYHYTADSKAIQQSSLRLHIAAARDTGLPLIIHARDADDDMARILAEEYRNGAYSCVMHCFSSSAELAKAALDLGFYLSMSGIAAFPKSSALRDIFAAAPLDRVLLETDSPYLAPPPHRGRRNEPAYTAHTAAVGAEVFGLDYADFAAATNANFDRLFWKAAA